The nucleotide window AACTTCAGGAAATAGTCCTGCAACCATGCCCGTTCGCTTTCGCCGAGCGTATCTCCTTGAAGGATTTCGATGCCTTTTTCAGCGATCTCACGGCCCAATTCACCCCAGATCTTTTGCTGTGACGCCTGAAGTTCCCGAACAGCTTCGCTGATTTTCTCAAGTTGTTCAGTGGGGGTCAGGCCGTCATCGGACAGGTTGGTGACCTCGGCCCGTTGCTGTCCACGCAGCCCGGCAACGCGCACCATGAAGAATTCGTCGAGATTGTTGGCTGATATCGACAGAAAACGCACCCGTTCAAGCAACGGGTGATTGGGATTCATGGCTTCTTCTAGAACCCTCAGGTTAAACTGCAACCAGGACAATTCGCGGTTCATGAACCTTGCAGGAGAAAGCGCCAGATCTTGCCCGCTTCCAGGTCCGTCCGACTTGATACGCGGATCGGGAACGACTTGAGATGAGGGTAGAATGTCCGAAAGATCCGTGGCTTCGTTCATGTCATCTTCCATCGTAAGGCATTGGGACACCTACATCCAACATGGGGCGCTTGCCTCTCGTAGCCGTGACTAACATGGACTGCTCCGCTCGCAAATGACAGTTCTTTGTGCTGCCCTCAGATTATTGGCCTTTATGCACATTTTCCAAAACCCTGCCCGCAAGAGGCTTCGTGATCTTGACCCGGCCTGCCAACGCTTCCCGATCGATGGCCTCAACCGCGCGCAAGGCCACCTCAAGCGATCGCTCCATGCGCACAACCAAATAGTCGATCACGCCGATTTCCACTGCGATCTGACGGTCGGCAAACAATTTCACCAGGACCCTGCGGAGCAAATCATCGTCAGGTTCCTGAATTTCCACGGGTGTTGCCGCGCGCAGACGGGAAAGAAGATCAGGCAACACTATTTTCCAGCTCGCAGGCCAGGTTCGGCTGGTGATCAATACCGAATTTCCTGCCTGTCTGGCTGAATTGAGAAGATGAAAAAGCGCGGTGTTATCGACGCCCAGATGAGCGTCCTCAACGACTGCTGCCGGCGCTGACGCAAGCAATTCCACGTCGTCTTCCTTGAGATCAGACGCCTGGACGACAGCTGCTCCCGTTTCGTCCCGAAACGCATTGACCAAGTGGGTTTTGCCGGCACCGACCGGACCGGCCAAAACAACGACCGGCGATGGCCAGTCAGGCCAGCGTTCCAAAAGCTCGAACGCAGCTCGGTTAGAACCGCCGACCAGGTAGTCGTCGCGGCTCAAGGCTGCTTCGTGCGGCAGATCTAGCGGCAGCTGGCGCGGAGGTTCCGCCATGTTCGGTTACTCTGATACCTTGTCGTCACCAACCGGGGTCGCCCGGCCGATGCCCTTGTACACCGGGCTAGCGAGATACTGCTTCAATCCGAAGCGCGCAAGCACGCCGATCATCGCTGCTGCAGGGACTGCGACCAGCATCCCCACAAATCCAAAGAGATATCCAAAGGCAAAAAGTGCGAACATCAGCGTGACAGGGTGCAATCCGGTGCTGTCTCCCACCAATTTCGGCTGCAAGATGTTGCCTTCCAGAAACTGTCCGACGCCGAAGATAGCGGCAACCGCAATGATCCATGGCCATTCCGGCCAGAACTGTACCAGCGCAACACCAATTGAAAGAACAAGACCAAGTCCTGCGCCAACAAAAGGAATGAAACTCACAAGACCGGCGGCCATGCCGATCAGAAGACCGAAGTTCAGGCCGACAACGGCAAGTGCGATCGCATAAAATGCACCAAGGATAAGGCAGACGGACACCTGCCCCCTGACGAAACCGGCAACCGCACCGTCCATTTCTGCTGCAAGACCGCGGATCTCGCCCAGATGATCTCGCGGTATCCAGCCATCAATGCGCTCCACCATTCTGTCCCAGTCGAGCAGAAGATAAAATGCGACCACCGGCGTGATGACGAAAAGCGAGAGGATCGACAGCAGAGCCTGACCACCGCTCCACAGGGACTGTGCCAGTTTGCCGACAAAACTCGCGCCCTGTCCGATGAGATCCGACATGGAGGACTGCAGATCTTCCGGATTGATCCCGGCCACGGTCGCCAAATCTGCCGGAAAATACTCCGAAAGCAGCGTCTGCAGTTTGCGCACAAGATCCGGAAACCG belongs to Roseibium porphyridii and includes:
- a CDS encoding AI-2E family transporter, which translates into the protein MTLRRQVQFWLISLAVFCLFLYVFSGVLLPFVAGMAVAYLLDPVCDRLEKLGMARMWATLTILFAFVFLLVLFFILILPLLGNQLALFLERFPDLVRKLQTLLSEYFPADLATVAGINPEDLQSSMSDLIGQGASFVGKLAQSLWSGGQALLSILSLFVITPVVAFYLLLDWDRMVERIDGWIPRDHLGEIRGLAAEMDGAVAGFVRGQVSVCLILGAFYAIALAVVGLNFGLLIGMAAGLVSFIPFVGAGLGLVLSIGVALVQFWPEWPWIIAVAAIFGVGQFLEGNILQPKLVGDSTGLHPVTLMFALFAFGYLFGFVGMLVAVPAAAMIGVLARFGLKQYLASPVYKGIGRATPVGDDKVSE
- a CDS encoding DnaA ATPase domain-containing protein, producing MAEPPRQLPLDLPHEAALSRDDYLVGGSNRAAFELLERWPDWPSPVVVLAGPVGAGKTHLVNAFRDETGAAVVQASDLKEDDVELLASAPAAVVEDAHLGVDNTALFHLLNSARQAGNSVLITSRTWPASWKIVLPDLLSRLRAATPVEIQEPDDDLLRRVLVKLFADRQIAVEIGVIDYLVVRMERSLEVALRAVEAIDREALAGRVKITKPLAGRVLENVHKGQ